The genomic DNA GAGGCGGCCGGGACGCTGGGCCTTCCGATCATCCTCACGGAACAGTACCCCAAGGGGCTGGGCCGCACCGTCCCCGACGTCCTGCGGGCGCTCGAGGGGAAGAAGTACGAGCGGATCGAAAAGGTCGCCTTCAGTTGCGCCCGTGACGAGGTGTTCCTCGCCGCCATCGCGAAGACCGTCCGCCGCCAGGTGATCCTGATCGGCATGGAGGCGCACGTCTGCGTCTACCAGACCTCCGTCGACCTCATCAACGCCGGGTACGAAGTGTTCGTGCTGGACGACGCCGTCTCCTCGCGCTTCCTCCACAACTACCAGAGCGGCATCGCCGCGTTGCGCGACGCGGGGGCCGTGGTC from Deltaproteobacteria bacterium includes the following:
- a CDS encoding isochorismatase family protein; protein product: MSRVLNREDAVLVVVDVQERLVPAIDKELYARSLKNFKIVIEAAGTLGLPIILTEQYPKGLGRTVPDVLRALEGKKYERIEKVAFSCARDEVFLAAIAKTVRRQVILIGMEAHVCVYQTSVDLINAGYEVFVLDDAVSSRFLHNYQSGIAALRDAGAVVVSTETAVFQMMKVAGTPEFKKISSLLR